In a single window of the Candidatus Zixiibacteriota bacterium genome:
- a CDS encoding bacillithiol biosynthesis cysteine-adding enzyme BshC codes for MPVDFRKILGTTKLFSDFLYDFGKVERFYVGDFRKDKNYLRVFKSIKERKYQREKLSSILGQQSRRFGSAEEGFKNIELLKEPDSLVIFTGQQVGLFGGPLFTIYKAISILKLAQELSFRFSRSFIPVFWLDSEDHDFEEVRSTSIIDKENQLEEIRYSPA; via the coding sequence ATGCCAGTCGATTTCAGGAAAATATTGGGCACTACGAAACTTTTTTCCGATTTCCTGTATGATTTCGGGAAAGTGGAAAGATTCTATGTTGGCGATTTTCGGAAAGATAAAAACTATTTACGGGTTTTCAAATCAATTAAGGAAAGAAAATATCAGAGAGAGAAACTTTCCTCCATTCTCGGGCAACAGAGTCGAAGGTTTGGCTCTGCAGAAGAAGGTTTTAAGAACATAGAGCTTCTCAAAGAACCGGACTCCCTGGTGATTTTCACCGGCCAGCAGGTGGGCCTTTTTGGCGGACCGCTCTTTACCATCTATAAAGCAATCTCGATACTAAAATTAGCTCAGGAACTATCTTTCAGGTTCTCCAGAAGTTTCATACCTGTTTTCTGGCTTGATTCAGAAGACCATGACTTCGAGGAGGTCAGGTCAACTTCTATCATAGATAAAGAAAATCAACTTGAAGAGATCAGATATTCTCCTGCGA
- a CDS encoding cupin domain-containing protein has protein sequence MPKIDLLREGRKVKDPFKPIPISRVGDANILLSMIKGEYKKHNHPYDEFFYVLDGKIELEFDKEKMVLKKGEGVLVKKGQWHKSRSKGKSLVMLFERSGMESQFSD, from the coding sequence ATGCCCAAGATTGACCTTTTAAGAGAGGGGAGAAAAGTAAAAGACCCTTTTAAGCCAATTCCCATAAGCAGGGTGGGCGATGCCAATATCCTGCTTTCGATGATCAAGGGGGAATATAAAAAGCATAATCATCCCTATGATGAGTTCTTTTACGTTCTGGACGGGAAGATCGAATTGGAGTTTGATAAGGAAAAAATGGTTTTAAAAAAAGGAGAGGGGGTTCTGGTGAAGAAGGGACAGTGGCACAAATCCAGGTCTAAAGGGAAATCACTGGTGATGCTCTTTGAAAGGAGCGGGATGGAAAGCCAGTTTTCCGATTGA